The sequence TTAAGATACCCTACGGGTTACAAATGACGTGGGATTTGGAAAAAAGCATTTTAAATCGGGAATATATTGTTTTGGTGGTGCCATCTCATAGTATGAGACAGATGGTGTCACAAATAAGACCCTTTATTGATAAAAATGCAGTAATAATTAGTGCTTCAAAAGGGTTAGAAGTTGACACATTAAAAAGAATGTCTGAAGTGATAAAAGAAGAGCTGCATGAATCGATGCATAAAAATATTGCTGCAATTTCCGGACCGAGTCATGCAGAAGAGGTTTCAAAAGGTCTTCCAACTACTGTTGTTGCTGCAGCCCCTCATAAAGAAATTGCTGAAAGTGTTCAGGACCTTTTTATTACTTCTAAATTCAGGGTTTACACCAATCCTGACATAATAGGGGTTGAACTGGGAGGGGCCCTCAAAAATATCATAGCATTAGGTGCCGGTATTTCTGATGGTTTAGGTTTTGGGGATAATACTAAAGCTGCCCTTATGACCAGAGGTATTGCAGAAATAGCTCGTCTTGGCATTGCCATGGGGGCCGAACCTTTAACCTTTGCAGGTTTATCTGGGATAGGAGACCTTATAGTAACCTGCACAAGCATTCATAGCAGGAACAGAAGAGCGGGTATTTTAATCGGCCAAGGGAAAACCCTTGATGAGATATACTCTAATACTAAAATGGTCATTGAAGGAGTAAGGACTACAAAAGCGGCATATAAATTGCAAAAAGAATATAACATTGAGATGCCGATAACATCTGAGCTATATAAAGTATTGTTTGAGGCAAAAAATCCCCTTAATGCCGTTAAAGACCTTATGGAAAGGGGAAGGACTCACGAAATAGAAGAAGTTGCAGTGCAGAAATCCTGGCATTGCTGATCTTATAACTTAACTAATTTGCTTCCGATTAGGAAGCTTTTTTATTTTTTGGTCATATTCCATCAGCAAAAACATATATATATAATGTTAATACGAGGCAAGTTTCGAATTTATTAATAATTTATACAAAGTATTAATGGGGAGGGATGATGCCACATCTCATTTTAAATCTATTATTTCAAAGGAGGGAAAAGATAAATGGAGAGATTTGATTTACTTAAGGATATAGCCGAACGAACTAATGGTGATATATATATAGGTGTAGTAGGACCGGTCAGGTCGGGCAAATCAACCTTTATAAAAAAATTCATGGAAAAAATCGTACTCCCACACATTGAAAATGTTCACGATAAGAACAGGACTAAGGATGAGCTACCTCAAAGCGGTGCCGGTAAAACGATAACTACAGCTGAACCTAAGTTTATACCTAATGAAGCAGTAGAATTAAAAATTAAAGACAACATAAAGTTCAGGGTAAGGATAGTAGATTGTGTAGGGTATACTGTGAAAGGGGCATTAGGATATGAAGATGAAAACGGTCCGAGAATGGTTTCTACCCCCTGGTTTGATAAGCCGATCCCTTTTCAGGAAGCTGCGGAGTTAGGTACCCGGAAGGTTATATCCGATCATTCAACTATCGGTTTAGTAGTAACAACGGATGGCAGTATCACTGAAATACCTAGAGAAAGCTATAAAGAACCCGAGGAAAGGATAATAGCAGAATTAAAGGAATTAGATAAACCCTTTATAGTTATTTTAAATACGACAATGCCCCGGGAAGAAAAAACCAAGGAATTAAAACAGGAAATGGAACAAAAATATCAGGTTCCGGTTATACCCGCTGATTGTAGTGATTTAGACCAGGATGATATTTATACAATACTCCAGGAAGTATTATATGAGTTCTTTGTTAAAGAAATAAATATTAATATGCCTAAATGGATAAATGCCCTGGAAGAGGATTATTGGTTAAAAAAGAGCTTCTTAAATGCGGTTAAAGAGATCAGCAATACTATAAATAAACTAAGAGATATTGAAAAAGCAGTAATGGCATTTAATGAATATGATTTTGTTGATAAGGCTGTTTTAGAAGAAATGGATTTGGGTACAGGTGTCGCGAATATTAAAATCGAACCTAAAGAAGGGCTGTTTTACAAGATATTAAGTGAAACTTCTGGATTTGAAATTACAGGGGACGACCAGTTAATTAGATTAATGAAAGAACTTTCAATAGCAAAAAGGGAATATGATAAAATAGCCGGTGCCCTGGAAAAGGTTAAAGATACAGGATATGGAATTGTACCGCCTTTCCTTGAAGAGATGGTCCTTGAAGAACCTGAGATAATAAGACACGGAAGTAAGTTTGGTGTAAAACTTAAGGCCAGTGCCCCTTCCATTCATATGATAAAAGCAGATATCCAAACGGAAGTTTCTCCTATAGTAGGTACCGAAAAACAAAGCGAGGAACTTGTAAATTATCTGTTAAATGAATTTGAAAGCGATCCTAAAAAGATATGGGAATCAAATATTTTCGGCAAATCCCTTCATGACCTAGTTAGAGAAGGAATACAGAATAAATTAAATCATATGCCTGAAACGGCCCAAATGAAACTTCAGGAAACCCTTCAGAGGATCATAAATGAAGGAAGTGGCGGGTTGATATGTATAATCTTATAAGGATTCGGCAGGACCATAGGGTCTTGCTTTTTTATGTTACGTAATTTATTAAAATAGGATGAGATAAACCGGGAATTAAAAAAGGTAATGATGAAAAATAACCCAAAACGGGAATTTATCATTTTGCCTTTTAGAAGATTTTGTGCTATAATGTCTTTCATATAAAAATAAATGTTCTTCTGCCAAAGACATTGGAGGGAGAAGTGTGAATGAATCAAATTATAATTATTATATTATAACATCAGATATTTTACCAGAAATTTTAAGGAAAACGATAAAGGCAAAGGAGCTTTTAAGTAGAGGTGAGGCTACTACTGTTAATGATGCCGTTGAAATGGTAGGGATGAGCAGAAGTGCCTATTACAAATATAAGGATCATATATTTCCTTTTTATGAAGTAACTAAGGGAAAAATAATAACGGTTGCCCTGGTTTTAGAAGATAGGCCCGGGGTTCTCTCCAGCATACTGGATAATATCGCAAGGGCAAAGGGCAATATCCTTACAATAAACCAAAATATTCCAATAAATGGCATAGCAAATGTAACTATATCCATAAGAACGGCAGAGATGCAGGAAAGCGGGGAAAACCTGTTTAAAAGTATCGAAAAAATTGATGGTGTAAAAAAAATTGATATTCTAGCTCAAGGTTAAAAGGAGGATGAAGACAAAATGAATGGGATTAATCTTGCAATTGTGGGAGCTACGGGGGCTGTTGGTAGAAAAGCCCTTGAAATCTTAGAAAAGGAAGATTTGCTGCCCATAAGGAATCTGAAGCTGCTTGCATCAGATAGGTCAGCAGGTACAGCTTTGAACTTCAGGGGTAAGGATTATTTAGTAGAAGCGGCAACTCCTGAATCTTTTAATAACATTGATGTTGCCATTTTTAGCGCGGGGGCAGGTGTGAGTCTTAGACTGGCACCTGAAGCTGTCAGGAAAGGGGCCGTAGTCATTGATAACAGCAGTGCTTTTAGAATGAAAGAGGATGTACCCCTTGTGGTCCCTGAAGTGAACCCGGATGAAATAAGAAAACATAAAGGAATTATAGCTAATCCGAACTGTTCAACAATTCAGATGGTTGTAGTGTTAAAACCGATTTATGATCTGGTGGGGATAAAGCGAATAGTAGTTTCCACATATCAGGCGGTTTCAGGTACCGGGATTGAAGCTATGGAGGAATTGAGAGAGCAAACCGAACAGATTCTTACCAATAAAGAGATTGCTCCGAAGGTCTATCCTCATCAGATTGCCTTTAATGTTCTACCTCATATAGATGAATTTGATGAGTACGGTAATACCAGAGAGGAGTTAAAAATGATAAATGAAACAAAGAAAATTTTAAATGACCGGAATATAAGGGTTACAGCTACTACTGTAAGGGTCCCCGTGTTTATAGGCCATTCTGAAGCAGTAAATGTAGAAACTGTAGAGAAAATTACTGTAGCTGAAGTAAAAGAAATATTGAGCAAGGCTCCAGGTGTAATAGTTAATGATGACCCTGCTAAAAACTGTTATCCTCTACCTGCCGCTGTTGCCGGGCGGAACGAAGTGTTTGTAGGCAGAATCAGGGAGGACCTATCCATTGAAAATGGGATAAATTTATGGATAGTAGCTGATAATTTAAGAAAAGGAGCAGCTTATAACGCTATTCAAATAGCAGGTTATATGGTAGCAAATAAATTAATATAATAGGCGGTGAAACTATGATAAATATCGGAATCCTTGGTATGGGAACCATTGGAACGGGGGTAGTTGAGGTAATAAATGAGAATGCCGAAAGGATCTATCAGAGAACAGGGGAAAGGCTTAAAATTAAAAGGATTTTGGTAAGGGATTTAAAAAAAAAGAGGGCTGTAAATATAAATCATTTGCTTACAAATGACCCTGAGGAGATTTTAAGAGACGATGAAATTGATATAGTTGTAGAACTAATGGGCGGCTTACAACCGGCCTGTAATTATATAAAAATGGCTATGGAAAATGGCAAACATGTGGTAACAGCAAACAAAGAAGTTATATCAAAGTGTGGCAGGGATTTGTTTGAAGTCGCCAAGCAAAAGGGGGTAAATCTTCTTTTTGAAGCGAGTGTAGGTGGCGGTATACCGATTATCAGACCTCTTAAACAATGCCTGGCAGCTAATGAAATTAACGAAATAATTGGAATCATAAATGGGACAACCAATTATATTTTAACGGAAATGACAGAAAACAAAATGGACTTTTATGAGGTTTTAAAAAAAGCGCAGGAATTGGGTTATGCAGAGAGCGACCCCTCGGCTGATATAAAAGGAATGGATGCTGCGAGAAAACTGGCAATTTTATCTTCTATAGCCTTTAACACCAGGATCATTCCAGAAGACATTTATACAGAAGGAATTTCTAAAATTAAACCGGTAGATATCCTTTACGCTGATGAACTCGGGTTTAAGATAAAACTTTTGGCTCTAGCAAGGAAACACGAACAGGGTATTGAAGCGAGGGTATCTCCCGTTTTGCTGCCCAAAAGACATCCCCTTTCTAGTGTTATGGGGGTATTTAATGCAATTATGGTAAAAGGCTTTCCAGTTGGGGAGGTAATGTTTTATGGAATGGGTGCCGGAAAGGAAGCTACATCCAGTGCAGTAGTTGCAGATATAGTTGATGCGGTTAGGAACAGGAGTAACAAAAACATAACCCTTTGCACATGTTTTGGGGATGAGAAGGTTATTCCCGCAGAACAAACCGAATCCAGATTTTTTATTAGAATGCTTGTTGATGATAAGCCCGGTGTCCTGGCTAAAATAGCCGGAGCAGTAGGAGATAATAACATAAGTATACGTTCTGTTATACAAAAAAATCGATATAATGGAACGGCAGAGATAGTTTTAATTACTCACAGGGCATTAGAAAAAAATATCAGTTCAGCCGCTGCTGAGATAATACGGTTTGAAGAGATCAAGGATATTTGCAATATTATCAGGGTAGAAGGGGATGATTAAATTGTGGAAAGGCCTAATAGAAACATACAGGGAATATCTTCCGGTAGATGAATCAACACCGGTTATTACTTTAAATGAGGGAAACACCCCGTTAATTAGAGCCAAAGGTCTGGAGAAGATTCTAAAGGGCTTAGAAATATATTTTAAATATGAGGGTCTTAATCCTACAGGTTCTTTTAAGGATCGGGGAATGACCATGGCGGTAAGTAAAGCGGTGGAAGAGGGCTCAAAAGCTGTTATGTGTGCTTCTACCGGAAATACATCTGCATCAGCAGCTGCTTATGCTGCTAGAGCAGGGTTGAAGTGCATAGTCCTTATTCCTAATAAAAATATCGCATTAGGGAAACTGGCCCAGGCTATTACTTATGGTGCGGAAGTCATAGCAGTAGATGGGAATTTTGATGATGCCCTCAAGCTCGTGAGAGAAATTACTTCAAAATATCCGATAACCCTGGTTAATTCAATAAATCCCTTCAGGATAGAGGGGCAAAAGACTGCAGCCTTTGAAATTTGCGATCAATTAGGGGATTCTCCCGATTTCCTTGCGATACCTGTAGGGAATGCAGGCAATATAACTGCTTACTGGAAGGGATTCAAGGAGTACCATGATAGGGGTAAAAATACTAGACTGCCCGTATTATTGGGATTTCAGGCGGCAGGAGCGGCTCCGCTGGTTGAAAATCGGGTCATAGAAAGGCCCGAGACTATTGCTACGGCCATAAGGATAGGTAATCCGGCCAGCTGGAAAACAGCAACAGCTGCCTTGAAAGAGTCCGGCGGAGAGGTTGATAAAGTTACCGATGAAGAAATATTAGAAGCCTATAAGTTACTGGCTTCAAAAGAGGGAATTTTTGTAGAGCCGGCTTCAGCATCATCGCTGGCAGGTGTTATAAAAATGTACAATAAGGGATTTTTCATAAAGGGCCAGAGGATAGTGTGCGTATTGACGGGTCATGGGCTTAAGGACCCTGATATTTCTATAAAAATAGGCAAAAAACCTGAATTAATTCCCGTAGATATAGGAGTGCTTGAAGAAAAGATTCTGTGAGGGGGGTTCGAACTTGATAAAATTAAAAGTGCCAGCTACTACAGCAAACCTGGGCCCGGGATTTGACTGTATGGGTATTGCTCTTGATTTATATAATTATATTGAAATAGAGGAAATAGACAGTGGTTTAAAAATTTCTATTGAAGATGATAATGACCGTAAAAAAGTAGATAAGGATGAAAATAATCTTGTTTTCAAAGCAGTTAAAAAGGTTTTTGAAAAGGTTGGCTACAGAACAAAGGGTTTGAGAATTCATATTAAATATCATATTCCAATTGCCAGAGGACTGGGAAGCAGTGCTGCATGTATAGTTGGCGGAATGATGGCTGCCAACGAGATATGCGGCAGAAAACTTGAATTACACGAGCTGATGGAAATGGCCGTAGAAATGGAAGGTCACCCCGATAATGTAGTTCCTGCAATGGTCGGGGGTTATGTAATATCTGCATACACAGAAAATAAGGTAGAATATTTAAGGCTTGATTTACCCGAAGAAATCAGATTCATAATTGCGGTACCCGATTTTGAATTAAAGACATCAGATGCGAGGCGAATTTTACCTGAAATGGTCAGCTTGAAAGATGCGGTGTTTAACATAAGCAGGGCGGCCCTTTTAGCAGCTGCCGTTGCAGAAAAACGTTATAATTTATTTCATTTTTTTGGTAAGGATAGGTTACATCAACCTTACAGGGGCAAATTGATTCCGGGAATGGATCAGGTTATGAAGAATGCAGTAGAAGAAGGGGCTCTTGGAGTGTTTTTAAGCGGTGCGGGTCCTTCAATCATTGCCCTATCATTAAAGGATTTTGAAAAAATCGGCAGTAAAATGAAAGAAATTTTCTTTTTAAACGGTATCAGATCAACTATCCTGATAACAGGGGTTTCAAAAAAGGGTGCGGAAATACTGACTTAGTGGAGGAAGATAACTATGAAAATATATGTGCAAAAGTACGGGGGAACATCTGTAGGCACCCCGCAGCGAATAAAAAATGTGGCAGAAAGGATAATTAAGAAGTCAGGAAATGGGGTTGGGATGGTTGTAGTGGTTTCTGCTATGGGTGACACTACCGACAAACTCCTTGAACTGGCCTATGAAATAACTCCTAACCCACCGGATAGAGAAATCGATATGCTGCTGGCTACAGGTGAACAGATTTCAATTTCCCTGCTAGCTATGGCTATTGGGGCGCTGGGGCATCCGGTCATCTCATTAACGGGAGGACAGGTAGGGATAATTACAGATGATGTTCATAAAAAAGCAAGGATTCTGAGGGTAAATTCAAAAAGGATTTTGGAAGAATTGAACAAAGGGAAAATAGTGATTGTAGCAGGTTTTCAGGGGATTACAGAAAACAACGAGATTACAACCCTAGGCCGAGGAGGGTCTGATACTACCGCAGTAGCACTGGCAGCGGCCTTAAATGCCGATTTATGTGAAATATATACTGATGTTGATGGTGTTTATACTGCTGATCCCCGCATTGTACCTGAGGCCATGAAGTTAGATATTATATCCTATGATGAGATGCTTGAAATGGCCAGTCTAGGAGCTAAGGTTCTTCATCCTCGTTCTGTGGAGCTTGCAAAACAATATAATGTTAATTTAGAAGTAAAGTCCAGTTTCAATGAGAATAAAGGTACTATAATCAAGGGGGAGACCGGAATGGAAGGGATTTTAAGGGTTAGCGGTATAACCCATGACAAAAATATAGCAAAGGTGGCAATTTTGGGAGTTCCCGATAAACCCGGTATAGCTTACAAGGTTTTTTCCGATCTTGCGGATAATAATATAAATGTGGATATGATTATACAGAGTATAAGGCATGAAAAGGTAAATGATATTTCTTTTACAGTGGGAAAGGATGAACTGGATAAAACGGTATCAATTATGAGAAAAACGGTAGAAGAGATAGGAGCAAAGGGCATTGAATATGACAAAAATGTTGCTAAAGTTTCGGTAGTTGGAGCGGGAATAAACAAATCAGAAGTTGCAAAGGCTATGTTTCAAGCCCTTGCAGATGAGGAAATTAATATTCAGATGATAAGCACATCAGAAATAAAGATTTCTTGTTTAATAGATTTGCAGATGACTGAAAGAGCTGTAAAGGCCATCCATAACAAATTTATATTAAACGGCATTGAAATAAGGCATCAAGATGCCATTTAAAAATTCGTTAAAAAAACTGTCAATAACTTGAGAAAATGTCACCCCCAAACAGGGTTAATTATCGTGAGAAAATGTCACCTTAGGAAGGCTTACTAACCGGGCCAATACAAAATTATAGTTATTCCGTTCGGCCAGTCAAGGGTAAAGTGAACGGGCATAGCCCGCCCTTGACAGGCCTCACTCCATAACTAAGAATAAATCAAGCCCGGTTAGAGGAATAAATTCAAGCATAATTAGTAAGGAAGATTTCCTCAAGCATATTAAGGATATCCCTATCACTATCCTCAAAAGAGACCTTTTTAACAAGAGAATGCCCATACTTATAATAATGACTGTCAGGTAGGCTATATGTCTTTTTCTCAACAGGCTTAGATTTTTGAGTCTTTTTAGATTTCACATAAGGAATCGTATCAAACACAGTATCCTTATATTGAGCTTTCACAGCAAAGACGGGGCTTACCAAGACTTTTATTCTTGCCCGTGGAGGGACAGCACCATCACAAACAACCTTGAAATGCTTGCCGTAGAAAGAAAACACACCACCGTTATCAACAGTTCTTTGATATTTAACACACAACACGTGGGCAATATCAACATCATCCGAAATAGGCCTGTAAGCCGATTCAGAAACTTGAGCTTCAACAGCAAACAGAGAATTAAATTTATCCATATACTGCAATAAAAACACATTAGCCTGATCCACAGTAGTAATACCAGCAATCTTAAACTCGATAGGGAGCCTGCTTTGAAGAGTTTCCCAGAGCCGTTCCACCCTGCCCTTGGCTTGAGGGGAACGTGCAGGAATAAGGGTAATACCGAGTTCATTCATAGCCCTGCCGAACTGAGTAGCATTAACTACTTTGCCGGTAAGCTGGTCTTCAATCGTAAGTTTAGATGCATTTGGAGAAAGGAATATACTGTGTCTGTCAGCATAGATACTTACAGGGATACCGTATTTAGTTAAGATTTGCCAGGTAACCTCAAAATACCCTTGCAGACACTCATTTTTAGCCAGGTAAAGGCCGACTATTTTACCGGTAGCATCATCAATAGCACCATGGAGGGTAAATTTTTCATCGGTGCCAAACCATTCAAAGGGAGAAGCATCCATTTGGATCAGGAGGCCTTCCTGAGGCTTTCTCTTTCTGCGACGATGTGATTTGAATCTCCGGCGTTTCTTAGGGCTTTTGATACCCGCATTAGTCAAAATGGTGTGTAGACAGGAATAACTTATACTTATATCCTCATGTTCAGCAAGGAGTTCCACAAAATGCATGAAATTAGCGTCTTTGTAAATATCGGATTGCTTTAATACGATAATTTTGTTCTTGATTTCATCAGTAAATGCATGCTGTGGTTTTCGGCCTGTATTTTTGTGGATTAGGAACGCCGGCCCTTCTTCCATCACTCCTTTTTTCAGGCGTTTGATTTGGCGTTCGCTAAGGCCTAAACTTTCTGCAGCTTCCCTGATGGTTATCCTGCCTTCTGCGGCCATTGAAATGACCTGATACTTTTTTAATTGTTCTTGGGTCATAAGATAATGCACCTCTTTCTTCATAGTGACATTTTATCACGATAATTATAAGGTGACATTATCACAAGATAATCACAAAATTCGTTAAAAAAACTTGAAATAGGGCAATTTTTTTTGTATAATAGGGAATGTAAAAAAAGTGTCTGGGTGTGGCGCAGTTTGGTAGCGCGCTTGAATGGGGTTCAAGAGGTCGGGGGTTCAAATCCCTCCACTCAGACCAGATACAGTAATATCAAGGGCTTCAAGAGATATCCACAGGTATAAAAATCAATAGGTTTAACAGAGACCAACTAGAAGCCTTTCAAAACCACTTGATTCTTTAGTCAAAAAACTAAGGAATGAGGTGGTTTTTTTTGTTGTTTCAATTTGTTTTTCAAGATTTTTTAGATGACAGAAAGTTTAGAAATCTAAGTCCTGTTAGTATTACTGATTATCGGAATACTTTTACCCAATTTCATGATTTTTTGCGTAAAAATCAAATAATAGATGTAGAAGATATTACTCCAGTCATATTAAGAAAATACTTAATCTACTGCCAAGAAAAATTAAAAAATAAGCCATCTTCAATAAATCACAAAATACGAAACCTCAAAACTTTGTTCAATTATTTGGTCAAAGAAGAAATTATTAACCTAAAAAATAATCCTTGTTCTCAATTAGATTACTTAAAAGAAGATGTCAAAATTGAGACTTTCAACGATTACCATATTCGCCAAATGCTTAATTATTGTCGAAGAATTAAGGGTAGGGAAAAAACCTTTTATGCCTGCCGTCTGTATGTAATGATTATTGTTTTCCTTGGTACTGGCATTAGAAGCGGAGAATTGTGTAATCTACGTTGGAGAGATGTTGATTTTGTTAACTCTTCTATGACAGTCATTGGTAAAGTCAGAAAACAAAGAACCATTTCTTTAGTCGATAGAGTGCGAAAAGAATTGTCTGATTGGAGAATTTTCAAAGATACAAAGTTAAAACCCCAACAACCTGAAGATTTTGTTTTTTCCTCCAGTAATGGAAAAAAATTATCTGCTAATGCACTGAAATGCATTTTTAAAAGATTAAAAACGATAATGAATTTTAGGGATGTAAATATAACTCCTCATGTATTCAGACATACTTTTGCCAAATATTACATTGTCAACGGAGGCGACCCTTTTACGCTAAAAACAATTTTAGGTCATTCCAGTCTGGAAATGACTTTGAAATATGTTAGGTTGTTCGGTTCAGATGTGAAGGAAAAAAATGAAAAATATAATGTAATAAATAATATGGATTTGCAAATTTAAAAGGGGGATAAAAAATGTATAATATAAAAACTACAAACATTCCCTACTGCCAATCTTGCGGAAAGGATTTTAGAAAGGGGGAGATAGTGTATTACGCAAAATGGGACAATGACATAGTATGTCAGAAGTGTTCTGTAGTGCACAGGGAAAAAGAAAAAAGAATATTTCAAAACTAGAAGGAGGAATTAAAAAATGCTAGAAAGAGAAATAATGCAAAAAAGAATTAGAAGACTGGATGATATTGTGAAATCTATATATGGTGAAGACTTATCTACTAAGCGGATGAAAGAATTAGAAAACACATCTATAAGAACTATTAACGACTTAGGTTATTATCTGATTGAGACCCATCAATTAGGAAAAGTGGTTAGACAAAGAGAAAAATATCTACAATCTTTCTTTATTAACCCCTAAAGGGGTTTTTTTTCTTATAGAAAAAACTGCGAAAAATTGGGAATAATGCTTAAAAATTTTTGTTGTTATATATAAATGTGATAATTACAGGAAAAATTGGGAATAATACCTAAAAAAATTGCTTGTTATATATAGAGGGGTTTTTTAAAACTTGTTCTAAGTGTGGGAAAGTTTATGTGGTTAACAGGAAGTATTTTAGAGAACAGAAAGATTGTAAAATGGGATTAAGACCTGAATGTAGAAAATGTGAAAAAACTGCGAAAAATTAAAAATAATACCTAAAAAAATTGCTTGTTATATATAGAGGGGTTTTTTAAAACTTGTTCTAAGTGTGGGAAAGTTTATGTTGCTAACAGGAAATATTTTAGAGAACGTAATGATAGTAAAGATAAATTACATAATATTTGTAAAGAATGTATGAAATCGTAAAAAAATTGGGAATAATGCCCAAAAAAATTGTTTGTTATATATGGAGGGGTTTTTTAAAACTTGTTCTAAGTGTGGGAAAGTTTATGTGGCTAACAGGAAATATTTTAGAGAACGTAATGATAGTAAAGATGGATTTAGAAATGAGTGTAGAAAATGCGAAATTTCGGCGAAAAATTAAAAATAATACCTAAAAAAATTGTTTGTTATATATGGAGGGGTTTTTTCTAATTTTAAATTGGGGGAGGTGGAATAGTGCAACCAAAAATCTTTTCATTAAATAAAGTGGCATATCTCAAGGTAAAGGGATACGAACCAAAAAGAATAGGAAAAGATGAGGAAACAGGTAAGATATACTATGAATTTCCTGAAAGTGAGGAAATTAGAGAAAATTTAAGAAAGTATAAGGAAAATAAAGAATTACAAGAGTTTTTACGAATATTTAAGGAAATCAAAAAAGAAATTAAATCAATGTAAAAATAAAGGAGGAAAAAATATGGAAAGAAGTACGCAAGAATTATTTGATGGAGTGAAAGAAGCCCAGAAAAACATTCAGGAAAAATGCAGAATAATATTAGATATAATAAAAAAATGGGAAGAAAATATTGGGGAACAGGAAATGCTCCATCATAAAAAGAAAGAGAAATTTTTAGATGAATGGAAAAAATGGGAATCTATTTAGCGTAACTGGAGATGGCTCTTTTTTTTATTGCAAAATTTAAGGAGGAATTAAAAAATGAATACAAAAACGGTATATACTGCAAAATTAGCGAGGTATCTATTACGGAAAGGGTATCGAATAGTAGATATCGCACCAAACTTCAATGACAGAAAAATGACAGTATTTTATTTTAGAAATGAACGTGAACTTGAAAAAGAAATACAGAAATTTATTAAATCAGGTACTTCAAAAGAGAGTAT is a genomic window of Koleobacter methoxysyntrophicus containing:
- a CDS encoding NAD(P)H-dependent glycerol-3-phosphate dehydrogenase; amino-acid sequence: MKKRVAVIGAGSWGTALAILLADKGYDVCLWGRRREYVEEMLETRENRDYLPGVKIPYGLQMTWDLEKSILNREYIVLVVPSHSMRQMVSQIRPFIDKNAVIISASKGLEVDTLKRMSEVIKEELHESMHKNIAAISGPSHAEEVSKGLPTTVVAAAPHKEIAESVQDLFITSKFRVYTNPDIIGVELGGALKNIIALGAGISDGLGFGDNTKAALMTRGIAEIARLGIAMGAEPLTFAGLSGIGDLIVTCTSIHSRNRRAGILIGQGKTLDEIYSNTKMVIEGVRTTKAAYKLQKEYNIEMPITSELYKVLFEAKNPLNAVKDLMERGRTHEIEEVAVQKSWHC
- the spoIVA gene encoding stage IV sporulation protein A, with protein sequence MERFDLLKDIAERTNGDIYIGVVGPVRSGKSTFIKKFMEKIVLPHIENVHDKNRTKDELPQSGAGKTITTAEPKFIPNEAVELKIKDNIKFRVRIVDCVGYTVKGALGYEDENGPRMVSTPWFDKPIPFQEAAELGTRKVISDHSTIGLVVTTDGSITEIPRESYKEPEERIIAELKELDKPFIVILNTTMPREEKTKELKQEMEQKYQVPVIPADCSDLDQDDIYTILQEVLYEFFVKEININMPKWINALEEDYWLKKSFLNAVKEISNTINKLRDIEKAVMAFNEYDFVDKAVLEEMDLGTGVANIKIEPKEGLFYKILSETSGFEITGDDQLIRLMKELSIAKREYDKIAGALEKVKDTGYGIVPPFLEEMVLEEPEIIRHGSKFGVKLKASAPSIHMIKADIQTEVSPIVGTEKQSEELVNYLLNEFESDPKKIWESNIFGKSLHDLVREGIQNKLNHMPETAQMKLQETLQRIINEGSGGLICIIL
- a CDS encoding ACT domain-containing protein; its protein translation is MNESNYNYYIITSDILPEILRKTIKAKELLSRGEATTVNDAVEMVGMSRSAYYKYKDHIFPFYEVTKGKIITVALVLEDRPGVLSSILDNIARAKGNILTINQNIPINGIANVTISIRTAEMQESGENLFKSIEKIDGVKKIDILAQG
- a CDS encoding aspartate-semialdehyde dehydrogenase; its protein translation is MNGINLAIVGATGAVGRKALEILEKEDLLPIRNLKLLASDRSAGTALNFRGKDYLVEAATPESFNNIDVAIFSAGAGVSLRLAPEAVRKGAVVIDNSSAFRMKEDVPLVVPEVNPDEIRKHKGIIANPNCSTIQMVVVLKPIYDLVGIKRIVVSTYQAVSGTGIEAMEELREQTEQILTNKEIAPKVYPHQIAFNVLPHIDEFDEYGNTREELKMINETKKILNDRNIRVTATTVRVPVFIGHSEAVNVETVEKITVAEVKEILSKAPGVIVNDDPAKNCYPLPAAVAGRNEVFVGRIREDLSIENGINLWIVADNLRKGAAYNAIQIAGYMVANKLI
- a CDS encoding homoserine dehydrogenase: MINIGILGMGTIGTGVVEVINENAERIYQRTGERLKIKRILVRDLKKKRAVNINHLLTNDPEEILRDDEIDIVVELMGGLQPACNYIKMAMENGKHVVTANKEVISKCGRDLFEVAKQKGVNLLFEASVGGGIPIIRPLKQCLAANEINEIIGIINGTTNYILTEMTENKMDFYEVLKKAQELGYAESDPSADIKGMDAARKLAILSSIAFNTRIIPEDIYTEGISKIKPVDILYADELGFKIKLLALARKHEQGIEARVSPVLLPKRHPLSSVMGVFNAIMVKGFPVGEVMFYGMGAGKEATSSAVVADIVDAVRNRSNKNITLCTCFGDEKVIPAEQTESRFFIRMLVDDKPGVLAKIAGAVGDNNISIRSVIQKNRYNGTAEIVLITHRALEKNISSAAAEIIRFEEIKDICNIIRVEGDD
- the thrC gene encoding threonine synthase, which encodes MIKLWKGLIETYREYLPVDESTPVITLNEGNTPLIRAKGLEKILKGLEIYFKYEGLNPTGSFKDRGMTMAVSKAVEEGSKAVMCASTGNTSASAAAYAARAGLKCIVLIPNKNIALGKLAQAITYGAEVIAVDGNFDDALKLVREITSKYPITLVNSINPFRIEGQKTAAFEICDQLGDSPDFLAIPVGNAGNITAYWKGFKEYHDRGKNTRLPVLLGFQAAGAAPLVENRVIERPETIATAIRIGNPASWKTATAALKESGGEVDKVTDEEILEAYKLLASKEGIFVEPASASSLAGVIKMYNKGFFIKGQRIVCVLTGHGLKDPDISIKIGKKPELIPVDIGVLEEKIL